One Mycolicibacterium sarraceniae genomic window carries:
- the ald gene encoding alanine dehydrogenase — MRVGIPTEIKNNEYRVAITPAGVSELVRRGHEVAVQAGAGAGSAIHDADFKAAGAQIINSADQVWAEADLLLKVKEPIEPEYPRMRKGQTLFTYLHLAASRSCTDALLASGTTSIAYETVQTADGALPLLAPMSEVAGRLSAQVGAYHLMRTQGGRGVLMGGVPGVAPAKVVVIGGGMAGDNAAAVAWGMGAHVTVFDLNVNTLRKIDAEYGGAIETRYSSQLDLEDAVKQADLVIGAVLVPGAKAPKLVTNATVAQMKPGAVLVDIAIDQGGCFEDSTPTTHDNPTFNVHDAVFYCVANMPGAVPRTSTYALTNATMPYVIKLADKGWQDACLSDAALAKGLSTHEGHLLSREVAHDLGLSYTDPAGLLT; from the coding sequence ATGCGTGTCGGCATCCCGACCGAGATCAAGAACAACGAGTACCGCGTCGCCATCACCCCAGCGGGCGTGTCCGAGCTGGTCCGCCGCGGCCACGAGGTGGCCGTCCAGGCCGGCGCCGGTGCCGGATCAGCCATCCACGACGCCGACTTCAAGGCCGCCGGCGCACAGATCATCAACAGCGCCGACCAGGTGTGGGCCGAAGCCGATCTGCTCCTGAAGGTCAAGGAACCCATCGAGCCCGAATACCCGCGCATGCGTAAGGGCCAGACCTTGTTCACCTATCTGCACCTGGCCGCCTCGCGGTCCTGCACCGACGCCCTGCTGGCGTCGGGCACCACCTCGATCGCCTACGAGACGGTCCAGACCGCCGATGGCGCGCTCCCGCTCCTGGCCCCGATGAGTGAAGTCGCGGGCCGTCTCTCGGCTCAGGTCGGCGCCTACCACCTGATGCGTACCCAGGGCGGTCGCGGCGTGCTGATGGGCGGCGTCCCCGGCGTCGCCCCGGCCAAGGTCGTGGTGATCGGCGGCGGGATGGCCGGCGATAACGCCGCCGCTGTCGCATGGGGCATGGGCGCTCACGTCACCGTGTTCGACCTCAACGTCAACACCCTGCGCAAGATCGACGCCGAGTACGGCGGCGCGATCGAGACCCGCTACTCCTCACAGCTCGACCTGGAGGACGCCGTCAAGCAGGCGGACCTGGTCATCGGCGCGGTCCTGGTGCCCGGCGCCAAGGCCCCCAAGCTTGTCACCAATGCGACTGTGGCACAGATGAAGCCGGGCGCAGTGCTGGTGGACATCGCGATCGACCAGGGTGGCTGCTTCGAGGATTCCACGCCCACCACCCACGACAACCCGACCTTCAACGTGCACGACGCGGTGTTCTACTGCGTCGCGAACATGCCGGGCGCGGTCCCGCGGACCTCGACGTACGCGCTGACCAACGCCACGATGCCGTATGTCATCAAGCTGGCTGACAAGGGCTGGCAGGACGCCTGCCTGTCCGATGCGGCGCTGGCCAAGGGCTTGTCGACCCACGAGGGCCATCTGCTCAGCCGCGAGGTCGCCCACGATCTCGGCCTGTCCTACACCGATCCGGCCGGCCTACTCACGTAA
- the aldR gene encoding HTH-type transcriptional regulator AldR, whose product MSEGVTKTTVRSGGAPKDVRAADLDEVDRRILAALHADARISNSALADLVGIAPSTCHGRVRRLQELGVIRGFYTDIDPAAIGLSLQAMISVSLQAHSRGKILTFIQQIRRKPQVMDVYFLAGADDFIIHVAARDTDDLRSFVVENLNADADVAGTQTSLIFEHLRGAAPL is encoded by the coding sequence ATGTCCGAAGGAGTGACGAAAACAACTGTACGTTCCGGGGGCGCGCCGAAGGATGTTCGGGCCGCCGACCTCGATGAGGTCGACCGGCGCATTCTCGCGGCGCTGCATGCCGATGCGCGCATCTCGAACAGTGCGCTGGCCGACCTGGTGGGGATCGCTCCGTCGACTTGTCACGGGCGGGTGCGCCGGTTGCAAGAGCTCGGTGTTATTCGGGGCTTCTATACCGATATCGATCCCGCCGCGATCGGGCTGTCGCTGCAGGCGATGATATCGGTGAGCCTGCAGGCGCATTCCCGCGGCAAGATCCTGACGTTCATTCAGCAGATCCGGCGCAAGCCGCAGGTGATGGATGTCTATTTCCTGGCCGGTGCCGACGACTTCATCATTCACGTGGCCGCCCGGGACACCGACGACCTGAGATCGTTCGTCGTGGAGAATCTCAACGCCGACGCCGATGTGGCAGGTACGCAGACGTCGCTGATCTTCGAGCACCTGCGGGGTGCCGCTCCGCTTTAG